A portion of the Acidisarcina polymorpha genome contains these proteins:
- a CDS encoding SGNH/GDSL hydrolase family protein encodes MRFMLISKVVLGPVLLAQGRRVRRTALRLAEAAGERSGLVVIDSSQPELKLLFVGDSTMAGVGVKHQSAALASQVASILANRLVRSVRWQLLAKSGVNTEQAFEFVTGRELLPADVLVTALGTNDVTSQRKPHQFISDYEALVDMVFERVGARLAVISGLPPLHLTPATPQPLRWYLGRYAQLLDEGLQRWIAPQRKFAYVSLQWASNPKDMAADGYHPGENQYRTWANLLAEKIANLLPKQNPLIETHASGF; translated from the coding sequence ATGAGATTTATGTTGATCTCCAAAGTTGTGCTCGGTCCGGTGCTCTTAGCGCAGGGTCGAAGAGTTCGTCGTACCGCTCTTAGACTCGCCGAAGCGGCAGGCGAGCGAAGTGGACTCGTCGTGATTGACAGTTCCCAACCAGAGTTGAAGCTGCTATTTGTAGGGGACTCTACCATGGCGGGGGTTGGTGTTAAACATCAATCCGCTGCCCTTGCCTCTCAGGTGGCCTCTATCCTTGCGAATCGGCTTGTTCGATCCGTTAGATGGCAACTGCTGGCCAAGTCAGGTGTGAATACCGAGCAAGCGTTCGAGTTTGTGACGGGTAGAGAGCTCTTGCCTGCGGATGTGCTTGTTACCGCTCTCGGGACCAATGATGTTACGTCTCAGAGAAAGCCTCATCAGTTCATTTCAGATTATGAGGCGTTGGTCGATATGGTCTTTGAGCGAGTTGGAGCGCGGCTCGCAGTTATCAGCGGTCTGCCTCCGCTACACCTCACACCAGCTACGCCGCAACCGCTTCGTTGGTACTTGGGTAGATACGCGCAACTGCTTGACGAAGGTCTACAGCGGTGGATTGCTCCGCAGAGGAAGTTCGCCTATGTCTCGCTCCAGTGGGCTTCAAACCCGAAGGATATGGCGGCAGACGGATACCACCCCGGCGAAAATCAATACAGAACGTGGGCCAATCTCTTAGCAGAAAAGATTGCCAACTTGCTTCCAAAACAGAACCCGCTCATAGAAACCCACGCATCCGGTTTTTGA
- a CDS encoding AAA family ATPase → MLIAFGGLPGTGKTTLARTVASRYAAVYLRIDTIEQAIQDSDVLRANIGAAGYVTAYRVAADNLRVGRSVVGDSVNPLTVTRDSWAEVAHLANVCLVEVEVICSDVQEHKGRVERRSSDIEGRPSPTWEDVIGLKFEPWKRLHIIIDTARKSIVEVQDELMRELVKARHSLK, encoded by the coding sequence GTGCTAATAGCATTCGGGGGATTGCCTGGTACAGGAAAGACGACGCTTGCCCGGACTGTGGCGAGCCGGTACGCCGCGGTGTATCTCCGAATAGACACCATTGAACAGGCGATTCAGGATAGTGACGTGCTACGAGCTAACATCGGCGCCGCTGGATATGTAACTGCCTATAGGGTGGCTGCTGACAACCTACGCGTTGGCCGCTCGGTTGTTGGAGACTCGGTTAATCCGCTTACGGTGACTCGCGATTCATGGGCCGAGGTCGCACACCTCGCCAATGTGTGCCTAGTTGAGGTCGAGGTTATCTGTTCCGATGTGCAGGAGCACAAAGGGAGGGTGGAGAGGAGAAGCTCCGACATTGAAGGAAGACCTTCTCCAACTTGGGAAGATGTAATCGGGCTCAAATTCGAACCCTGGAAAAGACTACACATCATAATTGACACAGCCCGTAAATCAATTGTCGAGGTACAGGATGAGTTGATGAGGGAGCTTGTCAAAGCGCGTCATTCGCTAAAGTAA
- a CDS encoding tyrosine-type recombinase/integrase, producing the protein MSTALVLREQPAGNWAVYVAGVAELRRMVLLSVASQHSKRNYAKALDEIFALCEMRQQPLSRALLMEYRAALVEKKLSASTVNVRLSAIRKLIGEAQRNGILDAEQAAKMTDVPNMRQQGMRLGNWLTRDQAKELLAVPDRSTIKGKRDYCILALLVGCALRRKELSTLTLDDIQLREGRWVIVDLVGKGGRVRTVAIPVWVKNAINAWQTAAKIEDGRLLRPLSKSGRILGEELGDWAIWSVVEASAKEIGIEHFGAHDLRRTCAKLCRKNGGDLEQIKFLLGHSSIQTTERYLGSEQEIVIAVNDNLGL; encoded by the coding sequence ATGAGTACCGCACTGGTACTGCGCGAGCAACCGGCAGGGAACTGGGCCGTATACGTTGCCGGCGTTGCTGAGCTGCGGCGAATGGTGCTGCTGAGCGTTGCTTCCCAACATTCGAAGCGAAACTACGCAAAAGCACTCGATGAGATCTTTGCGCTTTGCGAGATGCGACAACAGCCACTCTCTCGCGCTCTTCTGATGGAATATCGTGCTGCGTTGGTGGAAAAGAAACTGAGTGCGTCGACGGTGAACGTCCGCCTTTCTGCAATTCGGAAGTTAATCGGTGAAGCACAACGGAACGGCATTCTTGATGCGGAGCAAGCCGCGAAGATGACGGACGTACCAAACATGCGTCAGCAGGGGATGCGGTTGGGAAATTGGCTGACGCGTGACCAGGCTAAAGAACTGCTTGCCGTACCGGATCGATCGACCATCAAGGGCAAGCGCGACTACTGCATCCTTGCTCTTTTGGTTGGCTGTGCTCTGCGCAGAAAAGAGTTGTCCACACTAACGCTCGATGACATTCAGCTCCGCGAGGGTCGGTGGGTCATCGTGGACTTAGTTGGTAAAGGCGGCCGAGTGCGGACGGTGGCAATTCCGGTGTGGGTGAAAAACGCGATCAACGCCTGGCAAACAGCAGCCAAAATCGAAGATGGTCGTCTCCTGCGTCCGCTTTCGAAAAGCGGACGCATCCTGGGGGAAGAGTTGGGCGATTGGGCAATCTGGAGTGTGGTCGAGGCCTCCGCGAAAGAGATCGGTATCGAGCACTTCGGGGCGCATGATCTACGAAGGACCTGCGCGAAGCTTTGCCGAAAGAATGGCGGCGACCTGGAGCAAATCAAATTTCTTCTCGGCCACTCGTCGATCCAGACGACGGAACGTTATCTGGGCTCTGAGCAGGAAATTGTCATCGCTGTGAACGACAATCTGGGACTATAA
- a CDS encoding IS6 family transposase, whose protein sequence is MFKRRRFPVEIILLCVRWYCKYGISYRDLVEMMQERGVELDPSTIMRWVHRYAPELEKRVRWYQGYRTSSWRVDETYVKVGGRWKYLFRAVDKHGRLIDFMLADRRNTRAAHRFLGKALTTMRHWPPSSITTDQLGSYPKAIRRLQREVKLSADTKHRTCKYLNNIIEADHGALKRVIRPTRGFQTMRTAAATIKGFEVMRMIRRGHCLTCKPRVKEEIRFVNKLFDIFAVAA, encoded by the coding sequence ATGTTCAAACGCCGGCGCTTCCCCGTTGAGATCATCCTGCTTTGTGTGCGCTGGTATTGCAAGTACGGCATCAGCTATCGGGATCTCGTGGAGATGATGCAGGAGCGTGGCGTGGAACTAGACCCGTCTACGATTATGCGCTGGGTGCATCGTTATGCGCCTGAATTGGAGAAGCGGGTGCGCTGGTACCAAGGCTACCGAACCAGTTCCTGGCGCGTAGACGAGACGTATGTGAAGGTCGGCGGTCGGTGGAAGTACCTGTTTCGGGCCGTCGACAAGCATGGCCGCTTGATTGATTTCATGTTGGCAGATCGCCGCAATACTCGGGCAGCCCATCGTTTCTTGGGAAAAGCGCTGACGACCATGCGCCACTGGCCACCGTCCTCGATCACCACCGACCAACTCGGTTCCTACCCGAAAGCAATCCGCCGACTACAGCGCGAGGTCAAGCTGTCTGCAGACACAAAACATCGGACCTGCAAATACCTGAACAACATCATCGAAGCCGACCATGGCGCTCTTAAGCGCGTCATCCGACCCACCCGAGGCTTTCAGACGATGAGGACCGCTGCCGCTACGATCAAGGGCTTTGAAGTGATGCGTATGATCCGTCGAGGGCATTGCCTCACCTGTAAGCCGCGCGTCAAAGAGGAGATCCGATTCGTAAACAAGCTGTTCGACATCTTCGCTGTCGCTGCCTGA
- a CDS encoding arabinofuranosidase catalytic domain-containing protein, with amino-acid sequence MSAPCSKQRIRSMLFLLLGIAFIGVPAAHAISGGSNASSLQGQVQLFEFDNGVATYQCTGSLIAPDWVLTAKHCITDTGITALNGAVYVGTYHLQQGQAFFLQNIYSNNVYDVALLQLRSSVTQPGLVMPYGRGVLTGPTAAHQAATALVQGWGSTTPPPPITLASYLQASVQEIQGEYSPGVLSYTSLRGVTQKGDSGAGFIYFGTVCAVLVNGGEATETDAVATYIQQVTGVAPAPPHANGTQACDPPPNPRPCDIYADNGTPCVAAYSTVRALYAHPTANVRLYQITRSSDGTSFDILDGVDDSYTENDYADAAAQDSFCANATCIISKIYDQSGNRNDLTIEGPGGNKNSPDNGAVANALPIEVHGHKVYGVSVTQGVGYRNNNTVGVVRNVGIQPGGQAAEGMYMVTSGKNVNGGCCFDFGNAETNSDDNGAGRMDALNFGTFCGFPPCSGPGPWVEADLENGQFMGNRNNPNNPSISSNFVTAMLKNNGISNFALKGGNAQSGTLTTGYDGPLPTGYRMQQEGAVVLGTGGDNSATGVGSFFEGAMTEGYPLDLAESAVQANIVTAGYSGNSNPTNGEPPSYTGPSDPNGPGPQDGLEGPADEQPNDLMGSKPGMAFYRGKIYAAFQSNDSRHELYVTSTANGGPYPTATGYPDIHIGSAPVVAEFKHALYVAFQADDASHKLFVTSSSTGSDFPAATGYSNVLMGSAPAMAAFRHQLFVAFQSNDSSHGLYVTASNDGRDWPTAVGVPNVQIGSAPALAVFRSQMFVAFRANDSSNDVWVASSTDGFHFSSKRIAGPTKPQTMGPDSSPALVVSNNVLYCIYGAQDLANEMLVMASTDGVTWQGPKAYLDVQMGASGPGASVTNDGFTVGFQSNDSRNVLFTSYKHTEALSYSGPNSSGGPQDGFASPAVDQGPDVMGSKPSFTSVNNNILVAFQANDGTDDLFVSTTQIGNPYPTATAYPNIQLGSAPTIVAANPTPIGGDKNVVFMAFQADDGSDNLFVTTSPDGGHSWPTATAVPNVKIGGAPAMVGSNGTLYLAFQADDPSHQLFITTSSDGQNWPPATAVPNVRIGSDPAIAILNGTIYVAFRADDDSDGVWIASSSDGAHFTSQRLPGQMGGNSSPALVAANGTLYYIYSANDQDSEMLVMASTDGTNWQGPEVYPGVQVGPSGPGASQYLFIITSPSPILKTGITAGFQSNDAYNILFTTTKTIQ; translated from the coding sequence ATGTCCGCACCATGCAGCAAGCAACGCATTCGCAGTATGCTCTTTCTTCTTCTCGGAATTGCTTTCATCGGGGTACCGGCGGCACATGCGATCAGCGGGGGTTCCAACGCCTCAAGTCTTCAAGGGCAGGTCCAATTATTTGAATTCGACAATGGAGTCGCCACCTATCAATGCACTGGAAGTCTCATCGCTCCCGACTGGGTGCTGACCGCAAAGCATTGCATAACGGACACCGGTATTACCGCACTGAATGGTGCGGTATACGTCGGAACCTACCATCTGCAGCAGGGACAAGCCTTTTTTCTTCAGAACATCTACAGCAATAACGTCTATGACGTAGCACTGTTGCAACTGCGCTCGTCAGTGACGCAGCCCGGCCTGGTGATGCCATACGGCAGGGGCGTCCTGACAGGTCCAACCGCTGCGCATCAAGCCGCTACAGCCCTTGTCCAGGGATGGGGCTCGACGACGCCCCCTCCCCCCATCACCCTAGCCTCCTACCTGCAAGCTTCAGTCCAAGAGATACAGGGGGAATACTCCCCCGGGGTGCTATCGTACACCTCGCTTCGCGGAGTTACTCAGAAGGGTGATTCTGGAGCCGGCTTCATCTATTTCGGCACGGTGTGTGCCGTGCTGGTGAACGGGGGGGAGGCAACCGAAACAGACGCTGTCGCGACTTACATCCAACAGGTGACTGGGGTCGCTCCAGCGCCCCCTCATGCGAACGGCACTCAGGCCTGTGACCCTCCGCCAAATCCACGTCCCTGCGACATCTATGCTGACAACGGCACGCCGTGCGTCGCCGCGTATAGCACGGTACGGGCGCTGTATGCTCACCCCACTGCAAACGTAAGACTCTACCAGATCACGCGCTCCTCGGATGGAACATCGTTCGACATACTCGATGGTGTCGACGACTCCTATACCGAGAATGATTATGCCGACGCGGCCGCCCAGGACAGTTTTTGCGCGAACGCCACGTGCATCATCTCAAAGATCTACGATCAATCAGGGAATAGAAACGACCTAACCATCGAGGGGCCTGGGGGCAACAAGAACAGCCCCGACAACGGCGCGGTAGCGAACGCGCTACCCATCGAAGTGCACGGCCACAAGGTGTATGGCGTGAGTGTGACACAAGGCGTGGGCTATCGGAACAACAACACAGTCGGCGTGGTGAGGAATGTCGGAATCCAGCCCGGAGGCCAGGCCGCTGAAGGCATGTATATGGTGACCAGTGGCAAGAACGTAAATGGCGGGTGCTGCTTTGACTTTGGGAACGCCGAAACGAACAGCGACGACAACGGAGCCGGCCGCATGGATGCGCTCAACTTTGGGACTTTCTGTGGCTTTCCACCGTGCAGCGGACCCGGTCCATGGGTCGAGGCCGACTTGGAGAATGGACAGTTCATGGGAAATCGTAACAACCCTAATAATCCCTCGATCAGTAGCAATTTCGTTACTGCAATGCTCAAGAATAATGGCATAAGCAACTTTGCCTTGAAGGGTGGCAATGCACAATCGGGTACTCTGACTACCGGGTATGATGGGCCGCTTCCCACCGGGTACAGAATGCAGCAGGAAGGGGCCGTCGTCCTTGGAACTGGTGGCGACAACAGCGCAACCGGCGTTGGCTCTTTCTTTGAAGGCGCCATGACGGAGGGCTACCCATTGGATTTAGCGGAAAGTGCAGTCCAAGCAAATATTGTTACTGCTGGGTATTCGGGCAACAGCAATCCCACGAACGGGGAACCGCCCTCGTATACTGGCCCAAGCGACCCAAATGGCCCCGGACCGCAAGATGGATTGGAGGGGCCGGCCGATGAACAGCCGAACGACCTCATGGGAAGCAAGCCGGGGATGGCCTTCTACCGCGGCAAGATCTACGCAGCATTCCAGTCGAACGATTCGAGGCACGAACTCTACGTGACCTCGACGGCCAATGGCGGGCCCTATCCCACGGCAACCGGCTACCCTGATATTCATATCGGCAGTGCACCCGTTGTGGCGGAGTTCAAGCATGCACTGTATGTGGCGTTCCAAGCGGATGACGCGAGCCACAAACTCTTCGTCACCTCGTCTTCTACCGGATCGGATTTTCCTGCGGCTACCGGGTACTCAAATGTCCTTATGGGCAGCGCGCCAGCGATGGCGGCATTTCGACATCAGCTGTTTGTCGCCTTCCAATCGAACGACTCGAGTCACGGCCTCTACGTCACTGCATCGAACGATGGACGGGACTGGCCGACGGCAGTGGGTGTGCCCAACGTCCAGATAGGCAGTGCGCCTGCTTTGGCCGTCTTCCGCAGCCAGATGTTTGTCGCCTTCAGGGCGAACGATTCCAGCAACGACGTCTGGGTGGCCTCCTCGACTGACGGGTTCCACTTCAGCTCAAAGAGGATCGCCGGGCCGACAAAGCCGCAAACGATGGGGCCGGACAGTTCACCTGCTCTTGTAGTTTCGAACAATGTCCTCTACTGCATTTACGGCGCCCAGGACCTCGCCAACGAGATGCTGGTGATGGCTTCGACCGACGGAGTGACTTGGCAAGGACCCAAAGCCTATCTCGACGTTCAGATGGGAGCTTCGGGGCCGGGAGCATCCGTGACCAACGACGGATTTACGGTTGGCTTCCAGTCAAACGATTCCAGGAACGTACTGTTTACCTCATATAAACATACGGAAGCGCTGTCATACAGCGGCCCGAACAGCTCGGGCGGCCCACAGGATGGGTTTGCCTCGCCGGCAGTCGACCAAGGGCCTGATGTCATGGGGTCTAAGCCATCATTTACGTCAGTCAATAACAATATTCTCGTGGCCTTTCAGGCCAATGATGGCACCGATGACCTCTTTGTCTCGACGACGCAAATTGGAAACCCCTACCCGACAGCGACCGCATACCCGAATATTCAACTAGGAAGCGCACCGACCATCGTGGCGGCAAATCCAACACCAATCGGAGGCGACAAGAATGTAGTGTTCATGGCATTTCAGGCCGATGACGGGAGCGACAATCTGTTCGTCACGACATCACCGGATGGAGGGCATAGTTGGCCGACCGCGACGGCCGTCCCCAACGTCAAGATCGGCGGCGCACCCGCGATGGTGGGTTCGAACGGCACACTATATCTTGCTTTCCAGGCCGACGATCCGTCGCATCAACTCTTCATCACGACCTCGTCTGATGGACAAAACTGGCCGCCTGCAACGGCAGTGCCCAATGTCAGGATTGGCAGCGATCCAGCGATCGCGATCTTAAACGGGACGATCTATGTTGCCTTCCGTGCGGATGACGATAGCGACGGTGTGTGGATTGCGTCCTCTTCGGATGGCGCCCACTTCACTTCGCAACGGCTGCCCGGCCAAATGGGAGGAAACAGTTCGCCAGCTCTGGTGGCCGCAAACGGCACTCTCTACTATATTTACAGTGCGAATGACCAGGACAGCGAAATGCTGGTCATGGCCTCCACGGACGGAACGAACTGGCAAGGACCTGAGGTTTATCCCGGTGTTCAGGTGGGACCATCAGGGCCGGGAGCATCTCAGTACCTCTTCATCATAACAAGCCCGTCCCCCATATTAAAAACCGGTATAACCGCGGGCTTTCAGTCCAACGATGCCTACAACATCCTGTTCACCACAACCAAAACGATCCAGTGA
- a CDS encoding IS110 family transposase: MEISTIGIDLSKTTFHLIGLSPRDEIVLRKKLSRKQLLIFTASRTPLLIGMEACAGAHYLARALRDQGHDARLMPAQYVKPYVKTNKNDYLDAEAIAEAVQRPTMRFVPIKTDEQLDLQALHRVRDRWVARRTAVMNQIRGFLLERGIAIRKGPSYLVSQLQVIFSDGDSLFSGRLLHLIRELKHEWDELERKIEEASAELARIAKQDDGCYRLMEVPGFGPIVSTALVAAIGNGISFRKGRDLAAWLGLVPRQHSTGGKTRLLGISKLGNEYLRRMMLHGARSVVMQMERKPSALGEWLTSLSARRHRNITVVALANKMARIAWAILSKGTHYSAPAFVAA; encoded by the coding sequence ATGGAGATTTCAACGATCGGCATTGATCTGAGCAAGACCACCTTTCACCTGATTGGATTGAGCCCACGTGATGAGATTGTGCTTCGTAAGAAGCTTTCGCGGAAGCAGCTGCTGATCTTCACCGCAAGTCGTACGCCTTTGTTGATCGGCATGGAAGCGTGCGCTGGAGCCCATTACCTCGCACGTGCCTTGAGGGATCAGGGGCACGATGCACGATTGATGCCAGCGCAGTACGTGAAGCCGTACGTCAAGACGAACAAGAACGACTACCTGGACGCGGAAGCGATTGCAGAAGCTGTGCAGCGACCGACGATGCGCTTCGTGCCGATCAAGACCGACGAACAGTTGGATCTGCAGGCGCTGCACCGCGTACGCGACCGCTGGGTGGCAAGACGAACGGCCGTGATGAATCAGATCCGCGGGTTTCTGCTGGAACGTGGAATCGCTATCCGGAAAGGACCTTCTTACCTGGTGAGCCAGCTGCAGGTCATCTTCAGCGATGGCGATTCTTTGTTTTCCGGACGACTGCTGCACCTGATTCGCGAGTTGAAGCATGAGTGGGACGAGCTCGAACGCAAGATCGAAGAAGCTAGTGCCGAGCTTGCCCGCATTGCCAAGCAGGACGACGGATGCTATCGCTTGATGGAGGTTCCGGGCTTCGGACCGATCGTTTCGACAGCACTGGTTGCGGCTATCGGCAACGGCATCAGCTTCAGAAAAGGGCGAGACCTGGCAGCCTGGTTAGGGCTTGTTCCCCGACAACACTCGACAGGCGGCAAGACCAGACTGCTCGGCATCAGCAAGTTGGGCAACGAGTACCTCCGACGCATGATGCTTCACGGCGCCCGATCCGTGGTGATGCAGATGGAACGAAAGCCTTCGGCTCTCGGCGAGTGGCTGACCAGCCTTTCGGCAAGACGCCATCGCAACATAACGGTCGTCGCTTTGGCCAACAAGATGGCTCGAATCGCGTGGGCCATCCTGAGCAAAGGCACACACTACAGCGCACCTGCCTTCGTGGCGGCCTGA